AGCTTCTTGCTCATGATCGAGGCCGTGATGAGGGGCACGCTTTCCACGGTGGCCGTGACGTCGCGGAGCGCGTACAGCGCCCGGTCGGCCGGGGCCACATCGGCGGTCTGCCCGATGATGGCGCAGCCGACGTCCCCCAGCACGCGGACGAACGCTTCCACGTCGAGGCCCACGCGGAACCCTGGAATCGCCTCCAGCTTGTCCAGCGTGCCGCCCGTGTGGCCGAGCCCGCGCCCGGACATCTTGGGCATCACGACACCGCAGGCCGCCACGAGGGGCGCCAGCACCAGGGATACCTTGTCGCCCACGCCGCCCGTGCTGTGCTTGCCGACCTTGGGCCCGGGGAGGCCGCTCAGGTCGACGCGGCGGCCGGACCGGAGCATGGCGTCGGTGAGCGCGGCCGTCTCGCCGGCCGTCATCCCCCGCCACACGACGGCCATGAGGAACGCCGCCGTCTGGTAGTCGGCCCATGACCCGTCGAGCACGCCGGCGACGAAGGCGGCGATGGCGGCCGGTTCGAGCGCCTCGCCGTCCCGCTTGGCGCGGATGATGTCGACCGCGCGCATGGAATCGGGGCGAAGTATACCAGCCGGTCCTCTATAATCGTCGCTGGTCGGCCGCCCCCGCTTCGGCCTGCCTCCGGCGTACATGTCTCACGCGACCGAGCCGCTGTCGGCCGACACGACGAGCAAGCTGCTCGATCTCGCGCGCGCCTGCAAAGCGGCCGCGCGGGTCGTGTCCATGTACCCCGCCACGCACCCGGCCATCCAGGACGCGCTGGCCCGGATCACGGCGGCCGGCGCCAAGGCCGTGGCCGACGGCCCGTTCGTCGTGACGGTGATGCCAGACACGCTGCAGGTCGGCGGCCGGGCCCTGGCCCGCCCGGACCAGGCCGTCTCCGAGCTCGCGGCGATGCTCCATGCGCACAGCGTCGGCGAACTGCACCTGGTGGCGCCGCTCGAGGCGCCGGGCTGGCACGCCTTCCTGGTGCTGGTCGCGCAGTCCCCGGCCGAGATCCGCGACGAAGGCGGGATCACGCGGGCCTGGGAGTCGGCCGGCGGAGGGCCGCTCGAGGTTCGCGAGATCGACTACGCCGAAGTGCTGCGGGAGCGGACCGGCTCGGAGGACTCGGACTGGGATCGGATCCTCTCGGCCTATCTCCAGGGGGAGCAGGCGGACCTGGACGACTCGATGCTGCAGGCGCTGGTCGAGATCGTCGCCGACCAGCAGCGCCTCGCCGCCTTCATCGACGGCATCGTCGAGCGGTCCGGCGAGTCGTGGCTCAGCACCCAGAAGGCGCAGCTCGCAAAGCTGCTGCAGGCGCTGGCGGCCTTCGTCTCCCGGTCCGACCCCGGCCAGCTCGATCGCCTGCTGCGCAACGTCGCCGCGTCGCTGCCGCGGATGTCGGCGGAGATGGTCCACGGCCTCCTGAACGAGCCGCGGCCGGTCGACGCCGACGGGCGCCCCGAGGGCATCGACCTGGCGGGCGAGCTTCGCGAGCGGGTGGACGAGTCGCTCGTCGCGAAGTTCGTGGCCCAGTCCGTGGCGCGCGACCGCCAGGCCACGGCGCGGCTGGCCCAGGCCTTCCAGGCCCTGGTGCCGGACCCGACGCAGCGCGACCGGGTGCTCGACGCCGCCGCCGAAGTGGCCGCGGCGGGCCCGCTCGGCCGGGAGCCGCAGTTCAGCGACCTGTGGCGCGATGCGGCCGACATCCTGTCCTCGTACACCGACGCGAAGTACGTCTCGGAGGACTACGCCCGTGAGCTCAGTCAGTCCAGGGCCATCGCGGTCGAGATGGACCGCATCGGCGACGACCCGCCCGAGCGCGTCGCGGCCTGGATGGCCACGGTGTCGGACGAGCAGGTGCGGCGGCTCGATCAGATCGTCCTGGCCGACCTCCTCACCGTCGAGACCCGCCCCGACGAGTGGCGCAAGGTGCTCGGCCTGGCCGTGAGCCGCGTCGAACAGCTCGTGCTCGTGGGTGACCTCCCGCCGGCGCAGGAGCTCGTCGACACGTTGCTCCGGGTCGCGCGCGACGAGGCCTCGCCGTTCGCCGAAGCCGCCCGGACGGGCGTGGCCAGGCTCGCGGCCGGCGAGGTCGTGACACACGTCCTGCTCTACGTCCGCCAGGCGGAAGACGGCGACATGCCGCGCGTGACCCGCTTCTGCCTCTCGCTGGGCAAGTCGATCGTCGGCCGCCTGGTCGACGCCCTGCTCGTCGAGGACGGCGCCCGCACGATCCGGCGCCTTCGCGAAGTGCTGATCTCGTTCGGTTCGGCCGCCCGCCCGCGGGTCGTCGAGCTCTGCGGGTCGCCCAACCCGGCCGTCCGCCGCACGGCCATCGAGCTGGTCCGGGCGATCGGCGGCAGCGACTCGCTCACACTCCTCATGAAGCTCCTGGACGACGAGGAGGTCCAGGTGCAGCGCGATGCCCTGCGCGCCATCGTCCAGATGGGCACCGACGAGGGGTTCGAGCGCCTCCGCGAGGCGCTGACCTCCGGGTCCGAGCGCACCCGCGAGATGATCACGAGTTCGCTCACGACCCTTCGCGACGATCGCGCCGCCCCCCTCTTCGCCTACATCATCCGGCACGGCCAGTGGGGCGGGCGCTTCGAGAAGGTCTACGCCGGCGCCATCGACGCGCTGGGGGCCCTGCGGATGTCGGACGAGGCGTCGCTCGGCGCCCTCAGGACCGCGGCGAACGCCGGCGAGTGGTGGAATCCCTTCCGCACCAAGCGGCTGCGGACCGCCGCGGTGAAGGCCCTGCGCGCCATCGGCACGCCCGAGGCCGCGGACATCCTGGAGACCCTGGCGTCGTCCGGGGGCTACGGAGCCAAGAGCGCGGCCCGAGCGGCGCTGGCCACGCTCGCCGGCCGGCAGCGGCCGGCGGCGGACGCACGGGCCGGCGAGGTTGTCGGACCGGCGGAAACGGCTGCCGATCCCCCGTCCGAAGGAGAGGCCCGTGAGTGACGCGGCACGCCAGCTTCGGCAGGCGGATGAGTTCGTACGGCGGCTGACGGCGGCGGTGCGCGCCAGTCAGCTCTACGCCCCCAACCACCCGCTGGCCGGACGGGCGCTCAAGGCCCTGGCCGAGTCCGCCGGCCAGATGCTGGTCGACGAGCCGACGCTCGCGGTCGGCTTCATCGACAACGAGGTCGTGGTCGGCGAGATCCCGCTGGTCCATGCCGGCGAGGCGTTCACCGAGCTGCTGCGCCGGGTGCGCCAGGTCGGCGTGGAGCGCATCTCGTTCGATCGCGGCGTGGCGCCCGAGGAGCTGGCCGTCCTCGTCGAGACGCTCGCGCATCCCGAACGGGCGGCCGTGACGCAGGCCGGCCAGGTCCCGGATCCGCTGGCCGTCCTGAACGGCCTCACCCGGATCCGCGTGGGCCGCCTGACACTCGACGATCGCGTGGATGCCTCAGCGGCGGACGTCGCGACGATCCGCCGGCTCTACACCGACGGCGTGTCGATTGCGGGCGCGCTGTGGGAGATGACCCAGCGCGAGGGCATGCCAGATCCGACGCAGGCCAAGCAGCTGGTGGACTCCCTGGCGCAGGCGGTGGCCCAGAACCGCACGGCGCTCATGGCGCTCACGGCGCTCAAGGACTACGACAACTACACG
The DNA window shown above is from Vicinamibacterales bacterium and carries:
- a CDS encoding HEAT repeat domain-containing protein, giving the protein MSHATEPLSADTTSKLLDLARACKAAARVVSMYPATHPAIQDALARITAAGAKAVADGPFVVTVMPDTLQVGGRALARPDQAVSELAAMLHAHSVGELHLVAPLEAPGWHAFLVLVAQSPAEIRDEGGITRAWESAGGGPLEVREIDYAEVLRERTGSEDSDWDRILSAYLQGEQADLDDSMLQALVEIVADQQRLAAFIDGIVERSGESWLSTQKAQLAKLLQALAAFVSRSDPGQLDRLLRNVAASLPRMSAEMVHGLLNEPRPVDADGRPEGIDLAGELRERVDESLVAKFVAQSVARDRQATARLAQAFQALVPDPTQRDRVLDAAAEVAAAGPLGREPQFSDLWRDAADILSSYTDAKYVSEDYARELSQSRAIAVEMDRIGDDPPERVAAWMATVSDEQVRRLDQIVLADLLTVETRPDEWRKVLGLAVSRVEQLVLVGDLPPAQELVDTLLRVARDEASPFAEAARTGVARLAAGEVVTHVLLYVRQAEDGDMPRVTRFCLSLGKSIVGRLVDALLVEDGARTIRRLREVLISFGSAARPRVVELCGSPNPAVRRTAIELVRAIGGSDSLTLLMKLLDDEEVQVQRDALRAIVQMGTDEGFERLREALTSGSERTREMITSSLTTLRDDRAAPLFAYIIRHGQWGGRFEKVYAGAIDALGALRMSDEASLGALRTAANAGEWWNPFRTKRLRTAAVKALRAIGTPEAADILETLASSGGYGAKSAARAALATLAGRQRPAADARAGEVVGPAETAADPPSEGEARE